TCTTATCTGCCCCAGGAGGTCGGCGCCATCACCCTGGCCCTCTCCCGAGGCCTCCACGTGCTGTCGACCTGCGAGGAGCTCTCGTTCCCCTGGGCCAGGCATCCGGAGCTGGCGAAACGGCTGGACGCTGAGGCCCGCTCGCGCGGCCTGCGCGTCCTGGGCGCCGGCGTCAATCCTGGCTTCGTCATGGACCTGCTGCCCTCGCTGCTGGCCGCGGCCTGTCAGCAGGTGCATGTCGTCCGCGTGCGACGGGTGGTGGACCTCTCGCGGCGCCGCCCCCAGCTGCAGCGGAAGATGGGCGTCGGCCTCTCTCCCCAGGAGTTCGAGGCCCAGGCCAGGGCCGGCGCGCTGGGGCATGTAGGGCTGCTGGAGTCGGCCCTCATGCTGGCCGATGCCCTGAGCTGGGAGCTGGACGAGGTGAGGGAGGATATGTCTCCCGTGCTGGCGCCACGGTACGTGCGTGCCGGCCCCCTGCGTCTGGAGCCGGGCCAGGTGGCAGGCGCCCGCCAGACGGTGACGGGCCTGCGGGACGGCAGGTCTGTGCTGGAGCTGGAGCTGGTCATGGCTCTGGACGCCCCGGACCCGCATGACGCCATCGAGATAGAAGGGGTGCCGCCCCTGCGGGCCGTCCTCCCCGGTGGAGTCCAGGGTGACAGGGCCACTGCGGCCCTGTTGGTGCGGCTGCTGCCCACCATCGTCCACGGGCCGGCACCGCCAGGCCTTATAACTGTGCGCGATCTGCCCATCGTGCCTCGGCGGGTGGAGAGAGGAGAGGAGGGAACCGAAGCGTGAGCGTCCTGGACGACTACATCAGGCTTCATCCCCGTTCGGCCCAGCTCTACGAGAGGGCGCTGCGCTCCCTGCCATCGGGGGTCACCCACGACATCCGCTACGTCACTCCCTTCCCCATCTACGTCGAGCGTGCCCAGGGTGCTCGGAAATGGGATGTGGACGGCCACGAGCTGGTGGACCTGGTCATGGGTCACGGCGCCCTCTTCCTGGGCCATGCTCACCCCGAGATAACCAGGGCGGTGACGGAACAGGCTGCCAGGGGCACCCATTACGGCGCCGCTCACCGTGGCGAGGTGGAATGGGCCGAGTGGGTCAAGCGCCTGGTGCCGAGCGCCGAGCTGGTCCGTTTCACCAGCTCCGGCACCGAGGCCACCCTCATGGCCCTGCGCCTGGCTCGCTGTTACACTGGCCGCCAGAAGATCCTCAAGTTCGACTACCACTTCCACGGCTGGCACGATGCGGTGGCGGGCGCGCGCTACGCCGATTCGGATGCCCTGCGGTCGGCCGGCGTGACGCCGGGCGCCTTGCAGGACACCATCAGCGTGCCCCAGGGCGACCTGGCCGCTGTGGAGGAGCACCTGCGCCGTGGCGACGTGGCCGCCGTGATCCTGGAGCCGACGGGCGCTTCCTGGGGTACATTGCCGCTGGCGCCCTCATTTCTGCACGAATTGCGGGAGCTCACGCACCGCTACGGGACTGTCCTCATATTCGACGAGGTCATCACCGGGTTCCGCGTCTCGGTGGGGGGTGCCCAGGCCCGCTACGGGGTGGTCCCCGACCTGACCTGCCTGGCCAAGATCGTGGCTGGCGGGCTGCCCGGCGGCTGCGTGGCCGGTCGGGCCGAGGTGATGTCCATGATGGCCTTTCGCGGCGAGCCCGCCTGGGACGCTCGGGAGCGCGTCTATCACCCGGGCACCTTCAACGCCAACCCGCTGTCGGCGGCGGCGGGGACGACCATGCTGTCCCTCATCGCCGATGGCCGTTATCACCGTCGCGCCGATGCCCTGGCCGAACGGCTGGTGCGGGAGATGAACGGGACGCTGCGGCGGCTGGAGGTCCCGGGCTGCGTCTACGGCCTTTCCTCTTATTTCCACATCGTCATAGGGGAAGAGTGTCCACGGCCGCAGGACGGCATCGAGTGGCCTCTGGACAGCGGCCGCCATCCCCCGCGCATGCGTCCCGAGCTGGCCATGAACCTCAAGCGGGCCATGCTCAACCACGGCGTCGACCTGATGGGCCTCAGCGGCGGGTTCCTCTCGGGCGTCCACAGCGATGCCGACGTGGACGCGGTGCTGGAGGCCTTCGAGGCTTCCCTGAACGACCTTCGTCGCGATGGCCTGCTCTAGAAGGAGGGCCACCATTCCCTGCTGAGGGGCAGGGAGACCAGCTCGATGGCCTGCCAGTTACGCCCTAGCAACTCGCCGGCCGAGTCGCGGACCTCCGCCCACACGGTATAGCGACCTGCCGGCACGTCGGGCGGCACCCGCCAGACGGAGAGGCCCGCCTCCCGGGGAGGGCGGTCGACGAGGGCCACGCTGTCGGGCGGGATGTCGAGGGTGTAGGAGTCCAGGTCGCTTCGCCATCCCCCCGGCCCCTCCACCCACAGGCGCACGCTGGCCCCCTCGAACCCCCTGGGCAGGTCGTTGACCACTGCCACCTCCATGACCAGGAGCCGTCCGGGGGTGGTCTTCTCTCGCTCCATGGTCACTATGGGCAGGACGGGCTGATAGGCCTCCTGCAGCACGTAATAGCCCCGCTTGGGACGGCGCTGCCAGTCCACTACCGACCAGGTGATGAGAGGGGCCGGGTCCATGAACATGAACTGGAACAGCCCCTTGATGCGTCCCTTGGCCCGACGGTAGTGCTCGATGGCGTACTTCAGCAGCCGTGCCTGGTAGTCCTGGCTGGCGGCGACGAATTCCTCCAAGCTGTTGCCCGTGCCGATGCCGGCCACATGGAACGTCTCGTGGTACTGGAAGCAGCGATAGGCCCAGGCGTCCCAGTCGGGTGGCCAGAGGGACTCGGGCGGGAGCATCTGCCGCAGCGATTCGATGTCTGGCAGGGCCTGGGCACCGAACTCGGTAGGCATGGGAGCGCCGGGCAGGCCGCTGAACTCGCGGTAAGAGCCGTAATACCAGCCCGGGTATGGGTGATGACGGAAGTCCGAGGCCTCCTCGACCCGTCGCGTGGGGTCTTCGGCCCGCAGAGCGGCGGCCAGGGCCGGACCCAGCCGACGGCGGTTGTGGGGCAGCGGCTCGTTGTGGCAGCACCACAGGACGAGGCAGGGGTGGTTGAAGAGGTGGCGGACCATGTCCCTGGCCTGGCGCACCGCCTCCCGCACGAAATCGTCCGAGTCCTCGTAGCCCCACTGCAGGGCGAAGTCCTGCCAGACGGCGATGCCTGCCTCGTCCAGCGCCTCGTACAGCTCCTTGCGGTTGACGTGGGCGTGGACGCGAACGGCGTTGACGTTGGCCTCCCGCAGCAGGGATACATCGCGGGCGATGGCCTCCGGCGTGTATTGGCTCAGCCACTCGGCCGGGATGATGTTGGTGCCGCGGGGGAAGAAGGGACGCCCGTTCAGCCTCCATGTCCAGTCTTCATCGATGCGCATCTCTCGCAGGCCGCAGCGCTCCCGCAGGATGTCCAGGCCCCCCTCGTCGTCTCTCAACGCCAGTTCGGCGAGGTATAGCTCCTGGTCGCCGTGGTCCCATGTCCACCACAGGGCAGGCTCGGGCACCGTCAGGGTGAAGCACAGCTCGTTCTCGCCCGGCTGGAGCGAGAGGCGAAGGGCCTGCCGGGCCGAGCCGCCCTTGTCCGAGAGAGGGCGCAGCTCCAGGATCGCCTCCGCCTGGCGGCGTTCGGGGCTGCGTACCCTGGCTGTGACCAGCACCAGGGCCGAGGCCTCGGACGCCTGCAGGGGCGCCACGTGCAGGGAAACAATGTGCACCGGCGAAGTGTATACAAGCTCCACCCGGTCCCATATGCCACCGGTAGGAGCGTCCTGCCCGTGCTGGAGGCTCCACGACCCCGGTCGGCAGTCGTGATGCTGGAAGATGCCCTTGATGAGGCGCTTGCGGTTGGGCCAGACGGCTCGCGGCTCCTCCCGCGGTGCCTCGACGCGCACCAGCAGTTCGTTCTGGGGCCGCAGCAGGCCCGTCACATCGAAGCTGAAGGGCTGGAAGTAGCCCTCGTGGTGCCCCAGATAGATGCCGTTCAGCCAGACATCGGCGTAGTAGTCGACGCCACGGAACAGTAAGTGGGCGGCGCGACCGGGGGAGGGATCGGCCGCGAAGGAACGACGGAAGGCGACGGCCCCGGCGTAGTTCTCAAGGCCGGCCAGGTGCCAGTTGGAGGGGACGGGCATGGGGCGCCAGTCACCTTCGGCGCGGAGGGCGTCCTCGTCAGGGGCCAGGGGGCGGCACTCCCAAATGCCCGACAGGTCCAGCCTCTGGCGAAGAGGGGAGGCGTCCATGTGCTGGCCAGATAATAGCAGGGGCGCTCGGCCCCGACAATCGCCAGGCGGGCCCGTGCTATAATGACGGCCACACGGTGGCGCGACGCGAACGCCAGGTCATCGTCTATACCAATCTGGGCCACGCCCTGGTACATGCCGTCGAGACCGCCTACGGGGCGCTTCTGCTGGACATAGCCTCCGATCTGGGATCCAGCGAGGCCTTCATGGGCGGCGTGGCCACCGTCTTCGGCTGGGCTTTCGGCACCACCGCCTTCCCAGCTGGCCTTCTGAGCGACCGGATGGGGCCTCGACGGGTCCTGGGCATGACTTTCGCCGGGGCGTCGGCGGCGGCCCTGATGGTGTCCCTGGCCTTCTCTCCCTGGCTGCTGGCCCTGGCCATGGGCCTTCTGGGCCTGGCCATAGGCATGTACCATCCGGCGGCCACGGCCCTCATCGCCTACGGGGTGGGCGAGCGGGGTGTGGCCATGGGGATGCATGGCGCTGCCGGCAACATCGGCCTCGCCCTGGCGCCCGGAATCGCGGGAGGAATCGCTGTCCTGGCCGATTGGCGCTGGGCGTATGTGCTCCTGGCCTGCCTGGCTGCTGCCCTGGCCCTGTGGGCGACACGGCTTCCAGGCGCCCGTCTGCAGGTCGTCACTGCCGACGTGGACAGTCGCTCAGCTCGTGGGGGGCTGCCGCTGGCGCCGAGGGTGGCGGTCGCCTTGCTGCTGGTGTACTCCCTCTCCGTGCTGGTGGGCATCGTCTACCGCGGCACCCTCACCTTCCTGCCCTCCCACATAAAGCTGGAGGTGAGCGATGACCTGGGCGACTGGTTGACCACTGCCGCCTACCTGATGGGGGCCGTGGGCCAGTACGCAGGAGGGCTGCTGACGCGGCGGCTGCGGGTGGAGGTCCTGGCCATCGGGGTGACGGCGGCGGCCCTGTTGCCTCTAGCGCTGATGGGGGTACTCTCGGGGGTGCCGTTGCTGACAGCCGCCGCGGCCTTCGTCTTCTTCAGCTTCGCCCGCCAGCCCATATACAATACCCTCATAGCCGACTACTCGCCCGCCCGCCTGGTGGGCAGCAGCTTCGGCCTTTACTTCCTGGCCGAGTTCGGCCTGGGCGGAACAGGGGGCATCATCGCCGGGGCAGCGGTAGACCGCTGGGACACATCGGCCGCCTTCCTGGCCATGGCGGGCATCTGGTCGCTGGCGGTAGTGGCGTCCCTGGGGCTGCCCCTGCTGGGCAGGCGCCTGCGGGCGGGCCTGCGCCCGGCACAGGTCTGATACCCGACAGGACCCGAGGGAGGAGGGAACCGTGCAGTTCGAGCAGGTCATCTACGAGAAGCGGGACGACGGCGTGGCCATCATCACCCTCAACCGCCCCGAGCGCCTCAACGCCTTCACCCGCCAGATGATCGACGAGTGGTACGCTGCGCTGCAGGATGCCCACTTGGACGCCAACGTCCGCGTGATCGTGGTGACGGGGGCTGGTAGGGCCTTCTGCGCCGGCGCCGACGTTGGCTCCGGTGCGGCCGGCGCCCTCATGGACCGCTCCCGCGACCTGGTGGAGAACCGCAACTTCCTGCGGGACTCCATCCAGCGCATTCCCCGCCTTCTGGCCCAGATGGACAAGCCATACATCGCTGCAGTCAACGGCGTGGCGGTGGGGGCAGGCATGGACATGGCCTCCCTGGCCGACATCCGCTTCGCCTCCACCACCGCTCGCTTCGGCATGACCTATGTGCGCATGGGCATCATCCCCGGCGACGGCGGCTGCTGGCTGCTGCCCCGCATCGTCGGCATGGCCAAGGCGCTGGAGCTGATCTGGACGGGGGAGATCATCGATGCCGAGGAGGCGCTGCGCATC
This sequence is a window from Dehalococcoidia bacterium. Protein-coding genes within it:
- a CDS encoding aspartate aminotransferase family protein, translated to MSVLDDYIRLHPRSAQLYERALRSLPSGVTHDIRYVTPFPIYVERAQGARKWDVDGHELVDLVMGHGALFLGHAHPEITRAVTEQAARGTHYGAAHRGEVEWAEWVKRLVPSAELVRFTSSGTEATLMALRLARCYTGRQKILKFDYHFHGWHDAVAGARYADSDALRSAGVTPGALQDTISVPQGDLAAVEEHLRRGDVAAVILEPTGASWGTLPLAPSFLHELRELTHRYGTVLIFDEVITGFRVSVGGAQARYGVVPDLTCLAKIVAGGLPGGCVAGRAEVMSMMAFRGEPAWDARERVYHPGTFNANPLSAAAGTTMLSLIADGRYHRRADALAERLVREMNGTLRRLEVPGCVYGLSSYFHIVIGEECPRPQDGIEWPLDSGRHPPRMRPELAMNLKRAMLNHGVDLMGLSGGFLSGVHSDADVDAVLEAFEASLNDLRRDGLL
- a CDS encoding beta-galactosidase — protein: MDASPLRQRLDLSGIWECRPLAPDEDALRAEGDWRPMPVPSNWHLAGLENYAGAVAFRRSFAADPSPGRAAHLLFRGVDYYADVWLNGIYLGHHEGYFQPFSFDVTGLLRPQNELLVRVEAPREEPRAVWPNRKRLIKGIFQHHDCRPGSWSLQHGQDAPTGGIWDRVELVYTSPVHIVSLHVAPLQASEASALVLVTARVRSPERRQAEAILELRPLSDKGGSARQALRLSLQPGENELCFTLTVPEPALWWTWDHGDQELYLAELALRDDEGGLDILRERCGLREMRIDEDWTWRLNGRPFFPRGTNIIPAEWLSQYTPEAIARDVSLLREANVNAVRVHAHVNRKELYEALDEAGIAVWQDFALQWGYEDSDDFVREAVRQARDMVRHLFNHPCLVLWCCHNEPLPHNRRRLGPALAAALRAEDPTRRVEEASDFRHHPYPGWYYGSYREFSGLPGAPMPTEFGAQALPDIESLRQMLPPESLWPPDWDAWAYRCFQYHETFHVAGIGTGNSLEEFVAASQDYQARLLKYAIEHYRRAKGRIKGLFQFMFMDPAPLITWSVVDWQRRPKRGYYVLQEAYQPVLPIVTMEREKTTPGRLLVMEVAVVNDLPRGFEGASVRLWVEGPGGWRSDLDSYTLDIPPDSVALVDRPPREAGLSVWRVPPDVPAGRYTVWAEVRDSAGELLGRNWQAIELVSLPLSREWWPSF
- a CDS encoding MFS transporter, translating into MARRERQVIVYTNLGHALVHAVETAYGALLLDIASDLGSSEAFMGGVATVFGWAFGTTAFPAGLLSDRMGPRRVLGMTFAGASAAALMVSLAFSPWLLALAMGLLGLAIGMYHPAATALIAYGVGERGVAMGMHGAAGNIGLALAPGIAGGIAVLADWRWAYVLLACLAAALALWATRLPGARLQVVTADVDSRSARGGLPLAPRVAVALLLVYSLSVLVGIVYRGTLTFLPSHIKLEVSDDLGDWLTTAAYLMGAVGQYAGGLLTRRLRVEVLAIGVTAAALLPLALMGVLSGVPLLTAAAAFVFFSFARQPIYNTLIADYSPARLVGSSFGLYFLAEFGLGGTGGIIAGAAVDRWDTSAAFLAMAGIWSLAVVASLGLPLLGRRLRAGLRPAQV
- a CDS encoding enoyl-CoA hydratase-related protein, which gives rise to MQFEQVIYEKRDDGVAIITLNRPERLNAFTRQMIDEWYAALQDAHLDANVRVIVVTGAGRAFCAGADVGSGAAGALMDRSRDLVENRNFLRDSIQRIPRLLAQMDKPYIAAVNGVAVGAGMDMASLADIRFASTTARFGMTYVRMGIIPGDGGCWLLPRIVGMAKALELIWTGEIIDAEEALRIGYVNKVLPPDELMPYTLEFAQRLARGPAVAIQLSKRLAYRGQFTDLDEALEAAQAAMIIAQMTEDAREGPRAFLEKREPQFKGR
- a CDS encoding dihydrodipicolinate reductase; the encoded protein is MRTLHMGIGAIGAEVVCLLARDPRFRVVAAVDSDSSKIGRDLGEVVGLGQHLGVTVVGDLEQALRQGDAQVMVHTAGSYLPQEVGAITLALSRGLHVLSTCEELSFPWARHPELAKRLDAEARSRGLRVLGAGVNPGFVMDLLPSLLAAACQQVHVVRVRRVVDLSRRRPQLQRKMGVGLSPQEFEAQARAGALGHVGLLESALMLADALSWELDEVREDMSPVLAPRYVRAGPLRLEPGQVAGARQTVTGLRDGRSVLELELVMALDAPDPHDAIEIEGVPPLRAVLPGGVQGDRATAALLVRLLPTIVHGPAPPGLITVRDLPIVPRRVERGEEGTEA